In a single window of the Argonema galeatum A003/A1 genome:
- the queA gene encoding tRNA preQ1(34) S-adenosylmethionine ribosyltransferase-isomerase QueA has protein sequence MQNPKSIPSPNPAAKNHDEDFSLAAYDYELPKERIAQNPAFPRDIARLLVVDSPVGHSHRIFRDLPNLLRPGDLLVLNDTRVIPARLYGCKPSGTPVEVLLLEELENNCWLALVKPGKRLQPGDQILFEPQENSQFPSENPKSQIPNRLSATILAKNDTIGGRILQFELPEGGFLNEILPQFGHVPLPPYIKYSQSQPEQYQTVYASRPGAVAAPTAGLHFTTELLTRLQEQGIGQAYVTLHVGVGTFRPVEVEEITNHKMHSEWMEVSAETVAQIRETKARGGRIIAVGTTAVRALEGAAADGELQQFCGKTDIFIYPGYQWRVVEGLITNFHLPRSSLLMLVSAAIGRERLLSLYQEAIACEYRFYSFGDAMLILPEAKSTVFSKGFGAS, from the coding sequence GTGCAAAATCCAAAATCGATACCATCCCCCAACCCAGCTGCTAAAAATCACGATGAAGATTTCTCATTAGCAGCCTATGACTACGAACTCCCAAAAGAGCGAATTGCACAAAATCCCGCGTTCCCAAGGGATATAGCTCGCTTGCTGGTGGTAGACTCACCTGTTGGGCACAGTCACCGCATATTTCGCGATTTACCGAACTTACTGAGACCTGGGGATTTGCTGGTACTGAATGACACTCGCGTCATCCCTGCCAGACTTTACGGTTGCAAACCCAGCGGCACACCAGTAGAAGTGTTGCTGTTGGAAGAACTAGAAAACAACTGCTGGTTAGCTTTAGTGAAGCCAGGTAAACGCTTACAGCCCGGAGATCAAATTTTATTTGAACCGCAAGAGAATTCTCAATTCCCAAGTGAAAATCCCAAATCCCAAATCCCAAATCGATTGAGTGCGACGATACTGGCTAAAAATGATACCATTGGCGGACGAATTTTGCAATTTGAACTGCCGGAAGGAGGATTTCTAAATGAAATTTTGCCCCAATTCGGTCATGTGCCTTTACCTCCTTACATTAAATATTCACAATCGCAGCCAGAGCAGTACCAAACCGTTTATGCCTCTAGACCGGGGGCGGTAGCAGCTCCTACAGCTGGGCTGCACTTTACGACAGAGTTACTGACGCGGTTGCAGGAACAAGGAATTGGGCAAGCATACGTGACGCTGCACGTCGGGGTAGGAACGTTTCGACCAGTAGAAGTGGAGGAGATTACAAACCACAAAATGCACTCCGAGTGGATGGAGGTATCAGCAGAAACGGTGGCGCAAATCCGCGAGACTAAAGCCAGAGGAGGTCGGATTATTGCGGTGGGAACGACGGCGGTACGGGCTTTGGAAGGCGCTGCGGCTGACGGTGAATTGCAACAATTTTGCGGCAAAACCGATATATTTATCTATCCCGGCTACCAGTGGCGCGTGGTGGAGGGACTGATTACTAATTTTCACCTGCCTCGCTCAAGCTTACTGATGCTCGTTAGTGCCGCGATCGGGCGTGAGCGCCTGCTATCTTTGTATCAGGAAGCGATCGCGTGCGAATACCGCTTCTATTCTTTTGGCGACGCCATGTTGATTTTGCCCGAAGCTAAGAGTACAGTGTTCTCAAAAGGTTTTGGTGCCTCATAG
- a CDS encoding tetratricopeptide repeat protein — translation MFKKHPSIYIVAAVIGFGFTPLVLLTEAAKAIPEAVQGIVTQDLEAAGYFQLGVNRYNDRDLDAAAVSFRKALERDPRISIAHYYLANIFNEKGRTGEAIAEYQQAISTNPNLEEAHYNLGVIYDRQGQVQDALAAYDRTLGINPENANAYYNLGVIYDRLGQLDEASVAYRQVIRLAPNNANGYYNLGIVLEKQGQLEAAASAYRTAVRINPNLAAAHNSLGNILSRQNQPEEAIVAYREAIRRQPNDASAYYNLGVILYYQDRLKDAVTPLKRARDLYRVQGNTDKAEQVDLLIQQIDVLRKQPRTPARTQ, via the coding sequence ATGTTTAAAAAGCACCCCTCGATCTATATAGTTGCCGCCGTTATCGGTTTTGGTTTTACACCCCTGGTACTACTAACCGAGGCTGCTAAAGCTATACCAGAAGCAGTCCAAGGCATTGTTACGCAGGATCTGGAGGCGGCTGGTTACTTCCAACTAGGAGTCAATCGTTACAACGACAGAGACCTTGACGCCGCCGCAGTCTCGTTTCGCAAAGCACTTGAGCGAGACCCCAGAATTTCTATAGCTCACTATTATCTGGCAAATATTTTCAACGAAAAAGGCCGAACTGGGGAGGCTATAGCTGAATACCAGCAAGCGATTAGCACGAACCCCAATTTGGAAGAAGCTCATTATAATTTGGGAGTGATTTACGATCGGCAAGGTCAAGTACAAGATGCTCTAGCTGCATACGATCGCACCCTTGGCATCAATCCCGAAAATGCCAATGCTTATTACAACTTGGGAGTGATTTACGATCGGCTGGGGCAGCTAGACGAGGCGAGCGTCGCCTACAGGCAAGTAATTCGACTGGCTCCCAACAATGCCAATGGTTACTACAATTTAGGAATTGTCCTAGAAAAGCAAGGCCAACTGGAAGCGGCAGCATCTGCATACCGAACAGCAGTTCGCATCAATCCCAACTTAGCGGCGGCTCACAATAGCTTGGGGAATATCTTAAGCAGACAAAACCAGCCAGAAGAGGCGATAGTCGCATACAGAGAAGCTATTCGCCGCCAGCCAAACGACGCATCTGCTTACTATAACTTGGGCGTTATTTTGTACTATCAAGATCGGCTCAAGGATGCCGTCACTCCCCTTAAGAGAGCCAGGGATTTATACAGAGTCCAAGGTAACACTGACAAAGCCGAACAAGTCGATCTATTAATCCAACAAATTGACGTGCTGCGAAAACAACCGAGAACTCCGGCAAGAACACAATGA
- a CDS encoding Uma2 family endonuclease — MIAIAQKTLSFEEFLNWDDGSGKSFELVNGVAIPLSEPTAKHEDVVDGLCRLLVEHCQSLNLPYVPRQSKQVRLNAAPGESESSRKADIVVFAKEEWVRMRQSSASAAAYIPPPLVIEVVSTNWRDDYRIKLNEYETLGILEYWIVDYAGLGGVQYIGSPKQPTVTVNRLIDGEYQAQRYQGEATIVSPTFPQLALAIAQIVAMTEV; from the coding sequence ATGATTGCGATCGCCCAAAAAACCCTTTCCTTCGAGGAATTTCTCAACTGGGATGACGGCTCTGGCAAGTCATTCGAGCTAGTCAATGGAGTTGCCATACCCCTGAGTGAACCCACTGCCAAACATGAGGATGTCGTCGATGGATTATGTCGTCTCTTGGTGGAGCATTGCCAATCCTTGAACCTTCCCTACGTTCCTCGACAAAGTAAACAAGTCAGATTGAACGCTGCCCCTGGCGAAAGTGAATCGAGTCGTAAAGCCGACATTGTGGTGTTTGCCAAGGAAGAATGGGTCAGAATGCGTCAAAGTTCTGCCTCTGCTGCTGCTTATATTCCACCTCCCTTGGTTATAGAAGTCGTCAGTACTAATTGGCGGGATGATTACCGCATCAAATTGAATGAGTATGAAACTTTAGGAATTCTGGAGTATTGGATAGTTGATTATGCAGGGTTGGGAGGCGTTCAGTATATTGGCTCTCCAAAACAGCCTACGGTGACTGTCAACCGCTTAATCGATGGTGAATATCAGGCACAGAGATATCAAGGAGAAGCTACTATTGTTTCTCCAACTTTTCCTCAGTTGGCATTAGCGATCGCTCAAATCGTTGCCATGACTGAAGTTTAG
- a CDS encoding potassium channel family protein: MSLSSLGFFRSLRKDNQQFAVIGLGRFGRAVCSSLHSMGYQVLGTDLDEKRVSQALTDQLVSHAVQLDSTEPAALKEGGILEFDTVIVAIGNYIEESIITTLNLKEGKVPHVVAKASSEVHVKLLKRVGADHVIYPEHEAGCALARSLTKPAILDRFDLDNENSIVELIVPDEFHGKTIAELKLRTRYGLNMLAVSHDGKFEINPDPNRRLSKGSAMVVIGSNKDINRLPI, translated from the coding sequence ATGAGTTTGTCATCGTTAGGTTTTTTTCGGAGTCTGCGTAAAGACAATCAACAGTTTGCAGTGATTGGCTTAGGACGCTTCGGTCGAGCCGTATGTTCATCGCTGCACAGCATGGGATACCAAGTTTTAGGGACTGACCTTGATGAAAAACGAGTATCCCAAGCTTTAACAGATCAGCTAGTTTCTCATGCGGTACAATTGGATTCAACCGAACCAGCAGCGCTGAAAGAAGGGGGGATTTTAGAGTTTGATACAGTTATCGTTGCTATTGGTAATTATATAGAAGAAAGCATCATTACTACGTTGAATTTGAAGGAGGGTAAGGTGCCTCATGTTGTGGCGAAAGCTTCTTCAGAAGTCCATGTTAAACTATTGAAGCGCGTGGGAGCAGATCATGTCATATATCCAGAACATGAGGCGGGTTGTGCCCTGGCCCGATCGCTCACCAAGCCAGCTATTTTAGACCGTTTTGACTTGGATAACGAAAACAGTATTGTGGAACTTATTGTTCCAGATGAATTTCACGGCAAAACTATCGCCGAACTAAAACTCCGCACCCGTTATGGTTTGAATATGCTAGCAGTAAGCCACGATGGCAAATTTGAGATTAATCCCGATCCCAACAGGCGGCTTTCCAAAGGATCTGCGATGGTCGTAATTGGCTCGAACAAAGACATCAACCGCTTGCCAATTTGA